Proteins from one Bradyrhizobium roseum genomic window:
- a CDS encoding GIY-YIG nuclease family protein: MAYYVYLLASNRNGTLYIGVTNDIVRRVFEHKSKVVPGFTKRYAVDKLVWYEIYDDPTSAITREKELKKWRREWKVRLIEEQNPQWIDLYPQISS, from the coding sequence ATGGCCTATTACGTTTACCTGCTCGCCAGCAACAGAAATGGAACGCTCTATATCGGCGTGACAAACGATATCGTTCGCCGCGTCTTCGAGCACAAGAGTAAGGTCGTCCCCGGCTTTACGAAACGGTACGCGGTCGACAAGCTCGTATGGTACGAAATTTACGACGATCCCACGTCGGCGATCACCCGTGAGAAAGAATTGAAGAAGTGGCGGCGGGAATGGAAGGTACGGCTCATTGAGGAACAGAATCCTCAGTGGATCGACCTGTATCCGCAAATATCGTCCTGA
- the lepB gene encoding signal peptidase I: protein MTLVQVAGRSPRRWGRIALIVVAVILAIPIFSPIVFRTFLFQPFYIPAGSMMPTLLVGDSLFVSKYAYGYSRYSLPFSARLFSGRILGSTPERGDVVVFRLPRDESVDYIKRIVGLPGDTIQMRQGLLVINGVPAVRQRLSDFEGDEPCGAGDSNRTRRWRETLLDGASYETLDCVDNGFYDNTIVYTVPAGHVFVLGDNRDNSTDSRVRTAVGYIPLENLVGRAGLIYFSRKPAAGGEPSVVRSERIGKLVH from the coding sequence ATGACATTGGTGCAGGTCGCAGGCCGATCCCCGCGGCGATGGGGCAGGATCGCTCTGATTGTCGTGGCCGTGATTTTGGCGATCCCGATCTTCTCTCCGATCGTATTCCGGACGTTCCTGTTCCAGCCGTTCTACATTCCGGCCGGCTCGATGATGCCGACGTTGCTGGTAGGCGACAGTCTTTTCGTCTCGAAATATGCCTACGGCTACAGCCGCTATTCCCTGCCGTTTTCAGCACGTCTGTTTTCAGGGCGCATTCTCGGCTCCACCCCCGAGCGGGGCGACGTCGTTGTATTCCGGCTGCCGAGGGACGAATCGGTCGATTACATCAAGCGCATCGTGGGATTGCCCGGCGATACGATTCAAATGCGGCAGGGTCTGCTCGTCATCAATGGCGTGCCGGCCGTGCGGCAGAGATTGTCCGATTTTGAAGGCGACGAGCCGTGCGGGGCCGGGGATAGCAACCGCACCCGGCGTTGGCGCGAAACGCTGTTGGACGGCGCGAGCTACGAGACGCTCGATTGCGTCGACAATGGCTTCTACGACAATACGATTGTCTACACGGTCCCGGCCGGCCACGTGTTCGTGCTGGGCGACAACCGCGATAATTCGACCGACAGCCGGGTGCGCACGGCGGTGGGTTATATCCCGCTCGAAAATCTCGTCGGCCGCGCCGGCCTCATCTATTTTTCGCGCAAGCCCGCAGCCGGTGGAGAGCCATCGGTGGTGCGATCTGAACGGATAGGCAAGCTCGTGCATTGA
- a CDS encoding slipin family protein yields the protein MTWHMLMKTMTVKDGERALLTRDGRLECVLEPGRHRLFDLRGRLTAEIFNVVRTEFPAERYAVLKAARPDLAAELFEAVETKANEIAIVSLDGRPVHLMTPWQARVYWKVATVVDVERVDVGSDPRVTARHLAMIERNRPTVVTEAVVENHEAGLLYVEGRLLERLAPGRHAFWLAGRKIEVKRLDLRPQAVEITAQEMLTKDRIALRVTLTAFRRVVDPERVVAAVPDVDAWLYRLVQFAIREAVAGRTLDEVLSAKAALDAELRDYVRERIADSGVEVSELGVKDVILPGEIRELVNKVVEAERVAKANLIRRQEETAATRSLLNTAKLMEENPLLLRLKELESLERLVEKVGRIDLHAGDGQGFDALLNKLVRIKSAESV from the coding sequence ATGACCTGGCATATGCTGATGAAGACGATGACGGTGAAGGACGGCGAGCGCGCCTTGCTGACGCGCGACGGCAGGCTGGAGTGCGTGCTCGAGCCCGGCCGTCACCGGCTGTTCGATCTGCGCGGTCGGCTGACGGCGGAGATCTTCAACGTCGTTCGCACCGAATTCCCCGCGGAGCGTTACGCGGTGCTGAAGGCCGCGCGGCCCGATCTGGCTGCGGAGCTGTTCGAGGCTGTCGAGACGAAGGCGAACGAGATCGCCATCGTGAGCCTCGATGGCCGTCCCGTGCACCTGATGACGCCCTGGCAGGCCCGCGTCTACTGGAAGGTCGCAACCGTGGTCGACGTCGAACGCGTCGATGTGGGCAGCGATCCCCGGGTGACCGCGCGTCATCTGGCGATGATCGAGCGCAACCGTCCGACCGTCGTGACGGAAGCGGTGGTCGAGAACCACGAGGCCGGTCTCCTCTACGTCGAGGGCCGGCTGCTGGAGCGGCTCGCGCCCGGACGGCACGCGTTCTGGCTCGCCGGCCGCAAGATCGAGGTCAAGCGCCTCGACCTGCGTCCGCAGGCGGTCGAGATCACCGCGCAGGAAATGCTGACCAAGGATCGCATCGCGTTGCGTGTGACCCTGACGGCATTTCGCCGGGTCGTCGATCCCGAGCGCGTGGTCGCTGCCGTGCCTGACGTGGATGCGTGGCTGTACCGGTTGGTGCAGTTTGCGATCCGCGAGGCGGTTGCCGGCCGCACGCTCGACGAGGTGCTGTCGGCGAAAGCGGCGCTCGACGCGGAGCTGCGCGACTATGTGCGCGAGCGCATCGCCGACAGCGGCGTCGAGGTCTCCGAACTCGGCGTCAAGGACGTCATCCTGCCTGGCGAGATCCGCGAGCTCGTCAACAAGGTGGTGGAAGCGGAGCGGGTTGCGAAAGCGAACCTGATCCGCCGTCAGGAAGAGACCGCGGCGACGCGCTCGCTCCTGAACACCGCCAAGCTGATGGAGGAGAACCCGCTGCTGCTGCGGCTCAAGGAGCTGGAGTCGCTGGAGCGGCTGGTGGAGAAGGTCGGCCGGATCGACCTTCATGCGGGCGACGGGCAGGGCTTTGACGCGCTGCTCAACAAGCTCGTCCGCATCAAGTCGGCGGAGAGCGTTTGA
- a CDS encoding DUF2778 domain-containing protein, whose protein sequence is MSKRKRAFGPAVRNRRKPSRKTIPQYFLGSVAVAGLVLGCAWTVYTNVFGASVYPTMKSSAFEAPVVRTPTAVADRPEQPAFSEVFASLEQRSLVMPAPQNVANSLMFNERFAASAPQGEMPRSVASRPAETTKLAEASPPIEAPKAVAAAKPAEPAKPKVAAPATKLALNVPAAAPKEADTKVVEDKTKASGSSIRDMAQRAKAAVMSIASGEKQNMVEKLWGKQPAGGGLLAYASADANVTGSIIDTRSQNPMMGGAPPYDRQTAVYDIAAKTVYLPDGTRLEAHSGLGSKMDDVRYSHVRMQGVTPPHIYELKPREALFHGVPALRLTPIGGEDKIHGRDGLLAHTYMLGPSGQSNGCVSFKDYYAFLDAYKNKGIRRLAVLAKIQ, encoded by the coding sequence ATGAGTAAGCGTAAGCGTGCGTTCGGGCCTGCGGTGCGTAATCGCAGAAAACCCTCCCGTAAAACCATTCCCCAATATTTCCTCGGCAGTGTCGCGGTCGCGGGCCTTGTGCTCGGCTGCGCTTGGACCGTCTACACCAACGTGTTTGGCGCCAGCGTCTATCCCACCATGAAGAGCAGCGCCTTCGAGGCGCCTGTCGTCAGGACCCCGACCGCCGTTGCCGACCGTCCCGAGCAGCCGGCGTTCAGCGAAGTATTTGCTTCCCTCGAGCAACGGTCGCTGGTGATGCCCGCGCCGCAGAACGTCGCGAACTCGCTGATGTTCAACGAGCGGTTTGCCGCGTCGGCGCCGCAAGGCGAGATGCCCCGATCGGTTGCTTCCCGGCCTGCCGAAACGACGAAGCTGGCGGAAGCCTCGCCGCCGATCGAAGCACCCAAGGCCGTTGCGGCGGCGAAGCCTGCCGAACCCGCGAAGCCGAAAGTTGCCGCGCCGGCGACCAAGCTGGCTTTGAACGTCCCGGCCGCGGCGCCCAAGGAAGCCGACACCAAGGTGGTGGAAGACAAGACCAAAGCCTCCGGCTCTTCCATTCGTGATATGGCGCAGCGCGCCAAGGCCGCCGTGATGTCGATCGCCTCGGGCGAGAAGCAGAACATGGTCGAAAAGCTGTGGGGCAAGCAGCCGGCCGGGGGTGGGTTGCTGGCCTACGCCTCCGCCGACGCCAACGTCACCGGCAGCATCATCGATACCCGAAGCCAGAACCCGATGATGGGCGGTGCGCCACCCTACGACCGCCAGACCGCGGTCTACGATATCGCCGCCAAGACGGTGTATCTGCCCGACGGCACGAGGCTGGAGGCGCATTCGGGCCTCGGCTCGAAGATGGACGACGTGCGCTACTCGCATGTGCGGATGCAGGGCGTGACGCCGCCGCACATCTACGAATTGAAGCCGCGCGAGGCGCTGTTTCACGGCGTGCCGGCGCTGCGGCTGACGCCGATCGGCGGCGAGGACAAGATCCACGGCCGCGACGGTCTGCTCGCGCACACCTACATGCTCGGGCCGAGCGGCCAGTCCAACGGCTGCGTCTCGTTCAAGGACTATTACGCCTTCCTCGACGCCTACAAGAACAAGGGCATCCGCCGCCTCGCGGTGCTGGCGAAGATCCAGTAG